TTGTCCTCGACGTTCGTCATGTACAGCTCGACGTTGAACTGGCCGGCGTCCATCGGCGGCGCGTCCCAGCGCACGCGCACGTTCCACTGGTCCCACGCCGGCGCGCGATCGCGGTCGAGCTGGTAGGGCCGGAAGAAGGCCTCGCTCTGGTAGTGCCAGTCGAAGCGCGGCGTCAGCGTCGAGGCGCCCAGCTCGAACGCGTACTGGCCGCCGAGGCTCAGCGACCACTCCGGCGTGCGGTTCAGGCGATTCCCGCTCTGGTCGGTCGTGGTGGCTCCGCCGAGCCCGGCCGGCACAGGATCGGCGCTCGTGTACTTGCTGTACTCAGCGTGGTTCCACGCGACCGTGCTGTCGAACTGCAAGCCGTCGAAGGGCGCCGCGACCAGCTCGAGCTCGATGCCTCCGACCTTGGCCGTCGCAGCGTTCTCGATGAGCGCGCCGAAGCCGGTCAGGATGAACACCTGGAGGTCGTCGTAGTCGTTGAAGTACGCGGCGACGTTCGCCTGCAGACGGTTCTCGAACCAGCGCGTCTTCGCACCCACCTCGTACGCCCAGATGTCCTCGGGGTCGTAGATGTTGTCTCGAGCCGGGTTGGCCCCCAAGGAGCCGCCGCTCTTGTAGCCCTTCGCGACCGACGCGTAGAACATCAACTCGTCCGCGGGCCGGTACTCGAGGACGAAGCGGCCGGTCAA
The window above is part of the Deltaproteobacteria bacterium genome. Proteins encoded here:
- a CDS encoding TonB-dependent receptor codes for the protein MSDPQGDSWDRLTGRFVLEYRPADELMFYASVAKGYKSGGSLGANPARDNIYDPEDIWAYEVGAKTRWFENRLQANVAAYFNDYDDLQVFILTGFGALIENAATAKVGGIELELVAAPFDGLQFDSTVAWNHAEYSKYTSADPVPAGLGGATTTDQSGNRLNRTPEWSLSLGGQYAFELGASTLTPRFDWHYQSEAFFRPYQLDRDRAPAWDQWNVRVRWDAPPMDAGQFNVELYMTNVEDNDHIMNLSVGAGSELFPEQGNLHPPRLYGFKIGWAY